In the Flavisolibacter tropicus genome, one interval contains:
- a CDS encoding fasciclin domain-containing protein — protein MKKIFNLSIAIAALFLYACNTSEANSTKSEEAPSATAAGQSAVQDDESQKDVVKVAMGSKDHTTLVAAVKQAELVDVLSNAGPFTVFAPTNAAFEKVPKEALESLMKDENKAKLQDILQYHVSVGVFKPEMLQDGQVINQANSGNITISKKDGKIIVNGTATIIASIPASNGIIHVIDGVLLPPQK, from the coding sequence ATGAAAAAGATATTCAACCTGTCCATTGCCATTGCTGCCCTATTTCTATATGCATGCAATACTTCAGAGGCAAACAGCACTAAGTCAGAAGAAGCCCCATCTGCAACGGCAGCCGGCCAATCAGCCGTGCAGGATGATGAATCTCAAAAGGATGTAGTGAAAGTAGCTATGGGCTCTAAAGATCATACCACGCTGGTAGCGGCTGTAAAGCAAGCCGAGCTGGTAGATGTATTATCCAACGCGGGCCCTTTTACCGTGTTTGCTCCTACCAATGCAGCTTTTGAAAAAGTGCCAAAAGAAGCATTGGAAAGCCTGATGAAAGACGAGAACAAAGCTAAGCTGCAGGATATTTTGCAGTACCATGTATCTGTTGGTGTTTTCAAGCCGGAAATGCTGCAGGATGGACAGGTAATCAACCAAGCCAATAGCGGAAATATCACCATCTCTAAGAAAGATGGTAAAATAATAGTAAACGGTACAGCCACCATTATCGCATCAATACCAGCTTCTAACGGTATCATTCATGTGATTGATGGTGTATTGCTGCCACCGCAGAAATAA
- the nosZ gene encoding Sec-dependent nitrous-oxide reductase, whose translation MSHSSTKFLINTALVVAAASTMYSCKPKSAEAAATGDAAKAYVAPGKYDEFYNIVSGGFNGQMSIYGLPSGRLFRIIPVFSQFPENGYGFSEETKPLLNTSHGFVPWDDLHHIALSTTDGQHDGRWAFGNANNTPRIARINLSTFRTEEIIEIPNSAGNHSSPFITENTEYVVAGTRFSVPMDNGNTDVPINTYKDNFKGTVSFIGIDKNTGHMNIDFQLLLPGINFDLARAGKGKSKDWFFFSCYNSEKANTLLEVNASAKDKDFIMAVNWKKAQEYARAGKGKKVPVKYAHNVLDEKTHTATSEFVNEVLMLDPKELQDVVYFMPCPKSPHGCDTDPSGEYIVGSGKLAAVIPVFSFDKIQKAIADKNYDGTYDGIPVLKYDAVLHGEVQKPGLGPLHTEFDGKGNAYTSFFVSSEIVKWDIKSLKVLDRVPTYYSIGHLSIPGGPTKKPWGKYVVAYNKITKDRYLPTGPELTQSAQLFDISGDKMKLVLDFPTTGEPHYAESIPAEILMKKSQKIYKIEDNQHPYVAKGESQASVERKGNEVHVKMTAIRSHFTPDNIEGIKMGDVVYFHLTNQEQDWDVPHGFAVKGANNAEILVMPGETQTLKWVPDRTGVFPIYCTDFCSALHQEMQGYVRVSPAGSNVALTFSTGKNLPVENTPAGNAGNATPKK comes from the coding sequence ATGTCACATTCTTCCACAAAATTTTTAATAAACACAGCTCTTGTGGTGGCTGCGGCAAGTACAATGTACAGCTGTAAGCCTAAAAGTGCAGAAGCTGCTGCCACTGGTGATGCTGCGAAAGCTTATGTAGCTCCTGGTAAGTACGACGAATTTTATAACATAGTGTCTGGTGGTTTTAACGGCCAAATGAGCATCTACGGATTGCCTTCTGGCCGTTTATTTCGCATTATTCCAGTGTTCTCTCAATTTCCAGAAAACGGTTATGGTTTTTCTGAAGAAACAAAACCATTACTGAACACTTCACATGGCTTTGTTCCCTGGGATGATTTGCACCACATTGCCTTATCTACAACCGATGGTCAACACGATGGTCGCTGGGCATTTGGTAATGCCAACAATACGCCACGTATTGCCCGTATCAACCTTTCTACCTTCCGCACAGAGGAAATCATTGAGATCCCAAACAGTGCAGGTAACCACTCCTCACCATTTATTACAGAAAATACCGAGTATGTAGTAGCTGGTACCCGCTTTAGCGTGCCAATGGATAATGGTAATACCGACGTGCCTATTAACACCTATAAAGACAACTTCAAGGGTACAGTGAGCTTTATTGGTATTGATAAAAATACCGGCCACATGAACATTGACTTCCAGCTTTTGCTGCCTGGTATCAACTTTGACCTGGCCCGTGCGGGTAAAGGCAAATCAAAAGACTGGTTCTTCTTTAGCTGCTATAACTCTGAAAAAGCTAATACACTTTTGGAAGTGAATGCTTCTGCTAAAGACAAAGATTTTATCATGGCGGTAAACTGGAAAAAAGCCCAGGAATATGCCCGCGCTGGTAAAGGCAAGAAAGTGCCAGTAAAGTATGCACATAACGTATTGGACGAAAAAACGCATACTGCTACTTCAGAATTTGTTAATGAGGTGCTTATGCTGGATCCTAAAGAGCTGCAGGATGTAGTTTACTTCATGCCTTGTCCAAAATCTCCACACGGTTGCGATACCGATCCTAGTGGTGAATACATTGTAGGTAGTGGTAAACTGGCTGCTGTAATTCCAGTATTCTCATTCGATAAAATTCAAAAAGCTATTGCTGATAAAAACTACGATGGCACTTATGATGGCATACCTGTACTGAAATACGATGCCGTATTGCATGGTGAAGTACAGAAACCAGGTCTTGGACCATTACACACCGAGTTTGATGGAAAAGGAAATGCTTATACTTCATTCTTCGTGTCTTCTGAGATTGTTAAGTGGGATATCAAATCCTTGAAAGTGTTAGATCGCGTACCTACTTACTATTCTATTGGTCACTTGTCTATTCCTGGCGGTCCTACCAAGAAGCCTTGGGGTAAATATGTAGTGGCTTATAACAAGATCACTAAAGATCGTTATCTGCCAACAGGTCCAGAGCTAACACAAAGTGCGCAACTGTTTGATATCAGTGGCGATAAGATGAAGTTGGTATTAGACTTCCCAACTACGGGTGAACCTCACTATGCGGAGTCTATTCCTGCCGAGATCTTAATGAAGAAAAGCCAGAAGATCTATAAGATCGAAGATAACCAGCACCCTTATGTAGCCAAAGGTGAAAGCCAGGCTTCTGTAGAGCGCAAGGGTAACGAAGTACACGTGAAAATGACGGCTATCCGCTCTCACTTTACGCCTGATAATATTGAAGGTATCAAAATGGGTGATGTCGTTTACTTCCACCTAACTAACCAGGAGCAGGATTGGGATGTGCCACACGGCTTTGCAGTGAAAGGCGCCAACAATGCAGAAATACTGGTAATGCCTGGTGAAACACAAACCCTGAAATGGGTACCAGATAGAACCGGTGTATTCCCAATCTACTGTACTGACTTCTGTTCTGCATTGCACCAGGAAATGCAAGGATATGTACGCGTATCTCCTGCAGGTAGCAACGTAGCACTAACCTTTAGTACAGGTAAAAATCTACCTGTTGAAAACACGCCTGCTGGCAACGCCGGTAATGCTACTCCTAAAAAATAA
- a CDS encoding c-type cytochrome: protein MKRKLLLAAALLLTGSGLFVSCSDSTSSAASAPAGTTETATAQTEVHGNEVKPEDVQVTSPLNAEWVSAGKGIYDMKCQSCHKLTDEKLVGPGWKDVTKKRQPHWIMNMIMNTDMMLEKDPEAQKLLEQCLVRMPNQNVAKEDARKIVEFMRSNDGEK, encoded by the coding sequence ATGAAAAGAAAATTATTGCTTGCCGCGGCACTTCTTCTAACAGGGTCTGGGCTATTTGTAAGTTGTTCAGACAGCACCAGCTCGGCAGCAAGTGCACCAGCAGGCACAACAGAAACAGCTACTGCTCAAACAGAGGTCCATGGAAATGAAGTAAAGCCAGAAGATGTACAGGTTACTTCTCCTTTAAATGCTGAGTGGGTTTCTGCTGGTAAAGGCATCTATGATATGAAATGCCAGAGCTGTCATAAACTGACAGATGAAAAGCTGGTGGGACCCGGTTGGAAAGACGTAACCAAAAAACGCCAGCCACATTGGATCATGAATATGATCATGAACACGGATATGATGCTGGAAAAAGATCCTGAAGCACAAAAGCTATTAGAGCAATGTTTAGTACGCATGCCTAACCAAAACGTAGCGAAAGAAGATGCCCGCAAAATAGTAGAGTTCATGCGGAGCAACGACGGTGAAAAATAA
- a CDS encoding RrF2 family transcriptional regulator — MLFSKSFSYALRGILYIAVVQEEKQRVPLEEIADKVGAPKHFMGKVLKRLVKENILNSVKGPTGGFYLREKTLSTPVLTIVAITDGLAGFKTCVLRFVECNLQNPCPMHAKVEATIKELKEMIGETTVGELLTNDKERLLASIATVS; from the coding sequence ATGCTATTTTCTAAATCATTCAGCTATGCGTTGCGCGGTATTTTATATATCGCTGTTGTGCAGGAAGAAAAACAGCGCGTGCCTTTGGAGGAGATAGCCGATAAAGTAGGCGCCCCAAAGCATTTTATGGGAAAGGTGCTAAAGCGCCTGGTCAAAGAAAATATATTAAACTCAGTTAAAGGTCCCACCGGCGGATTTTATCTTCGAGAAAAAACCCTTTCTACACCCGTTCTTACCATTGTAGCCATCACAGATGGTCTTGCTGGATTTAAGACCTGTGTATTACGTTTTGTTGAATGCAATCTGCAAAACCCCTGCCCTATGCACGCCAAAGTAGAAGCAACCATTAAGGAGTTAAAAGAAATGATTGGAGAAACGACCGTTGGCGAATTACTAACAAACGACAAAGAGCGACTGTTGGCAAGTATTGCTACCGTGAGTTGA
- a CDS encoding arsenate reductase ArsC: MKKILVLCTGNSCRSQIAEGYLRHFAGNKAEVYSAGVETHGVNPRAIQIMQEDGIDISKHTSNNVNEYKGIDFDFVITVCDNAKERCPYFPSNAIKFHYNFPDPAKATGTEEEIMQQFRNVRNLIKMYSQDFVATNL, encoded by the coding sequence ATGAAAAAGATACTAGTACTCTGTACTGGCAATAGTTGTAGAAGTCAGATTGCAGAAGGTTACTTAAGGCATTTTGCAGGTAATAAAGCAGAAGTGTATAGTGCAGGTGTAGAAACGCACGGTGTCAATCCAAGAGCCATTCAAATTATGCAAGAAGATGGCATTGACATTTCTAAGCATACCTCAAATAATGTAAACGAGTATAAGGGTATTGACTTTGATTTTGTCATTACTGTTTGTGATAATGCGAAAGAAAGATGCCCTTACTTCCCTTCCAATGCAATCAAGTTTCACTATAATTTTCCTGATCCGGCAAAAGCTACGGGAACAGAAGAAGAGATCATGCAGCAATTTAGAAACGTTAGAAATCTGATTAAAATGTATAGCCAGGATTTTGTTGCAACCAATCTGTAA
- a CDS encoding MIP family channel protein, with protein sequence MNKYIAEVLGTFALVFCGTGAIVINEQSGGVITHVGVAITFGLIVMAMIYALGGISGAHMNPAVTIAFTVAKRFPLKQVLPYIISQTVGAILASLTLKYLFPSNQTLGATLPAGSAIQSFVLEFILTFFLMLVIINVATGSKEQGMFAGLAIGSTVLLEAMFAGPVSGASMNPIRSIAPALVSGHTEHLWVYILAPILGALFAISIFRVLHYKTQLDNQSK encoded by the coding sequence ATGAATAAATACATAGCGGAGGTTTTAGGAACATTTGCTCTTGTGTTTTGCGGCACAGGGGCAATTGTCATTAATGAGCAGTCTGGTGGTGTCATTACCCATGTAGGCGTTGCCATTACTTTCGGGTTGATTGTTATGGCCATGATTTATGCCCTGGGTGGTATTTCAGGCGCTCATATGAATCCGGCTGTAACGATTGCATTCACTGTAGCAAAGCGGTTCCCTTTAAAGCAAGTGTTACCCTACATTATTAGTCAAACAGTTGGTGCCATATTGGCAAGTCTTACCTTGAAATATTTATTTCCTTCCAATCAAACTTTAGGTGCCACGTTGCCAGCCGGATCCGCCATCCAATCTTTTGTTTTAGAATTCATACTGACCTTTTTCCTGATGCTAGTAATTATTAACGTAGCAACAGGCAGTAAAGAACAAGGTATGTTTGCTGGGTTGGCCATTGGCTCAACCGTTTTGTTGGAAGCTATGTTTGCCGGTCCTGTAAGCGGCGCAAGTATGAACCCCATTCGAAGTATTGCACCGGCGCTAGTTTCAGGACATACAGAACATCTTTGGGTATACATACTGGCACCCATTTTAGGTGCCTTATTCGCTATCTCAATTTTTAGAGTATTACATTATAAAACACAACTTGATAATCAAAGCAAATGA
- the arsN2 gene encoding arsenic resistance N-acetyltransferase ArsN2 has protein sequence MQVANAMEQHRYEIISLLQANKLPSEDLPGSLSDFYIVVDDDKVIGLIGMERYGRSGLLRSMVVHPDYRNRHIAETLVRTLEEQATASGISNMYLLTETADKYFSKNGYHAIAREEVPTEVKASSEFSYVCPVSAIVMKKPLVVNE, from the coding sequence ATGCAAGTAGCCAACGCCATGGAGCAGCACCGCTATGAAATAATTAGTCTTCTACAAGCAAATAAGTTGCCTTCAGAAGATTTGCCGGGTTCGCTTTCCGATTTTTATATAGTAGTTGATGACGATAAAGTAATAGGATTGATTGGAATGGAACGATATGGTCGATCTGGTCTGTTGCGTTCTATGGTGGTTCATCCGGATTACCGCAACCGGCACATTGCCGAAACACTTGTAAGAACCTTAGAAGAACAGGCTACGGCTTCTGGTATTAGTAATATGTACCTTTTAACTGAAACGGCGGATAAGTATTTCAGCAAGAATGGTTATCACGCTATTGCAAGAGAAGAAGTTCCAACTGAAGTTAAAGCTTCATCAGAATTCAGCTATGTTTGCCCTGTTAGTGCAATCGTTATGAAAAAACCACTTGTAGTAAATGAATAA
- a CDS encoding arsenite methyltransferase: MNTHEQVKDLVRQKYSEIALQDKETNQSSCCGSSCCSTEVYSIMADDYTQLEGYNPDADLGLGCGLPTQFAKIQKGDVVIDLGSGAGNDAFIARHETGETGKVIGIDFTPAMIERARKNAEVRGFNNVEFRQGDIESMPVSANTADVIVSNCVLNLVPNKDGVIKDIYRVLKPGGHFSISDIVLEGELPNEIKEAAEMYAGCVAGAIQKQVYLALIETNGFINITIQKDKPIIVPDDILGQYLSAKQLAAFKQSGTGIRSITVYAEKPTEEKQACCGTDCCN; encoded by the coding sequence ATGAACACGCATGAACAAGTAAAAGACCTGGTTAGGCAGAAGTATTCAGAGATCGCTTTACAGGACAAGGAAACGAATCAAAGTTCCTGCTGCGGTTCGAGTTGCTGCTCTACCGAAGTGTATAGTATTATGGCTGACGACTATACCCAGTTAGAAGGCTATAACCCCGATGCTGATTTGGGTTTAGGTTGTGGTTTACCCACCCAGTTTGCCAAAATCCAAAAAGGTGATGTGGTGATTGATTTAGGTAGCGGCGCAGGTAATGATGCCTTTATTGCAAGGCATGAAACCGGAGAAACAGGTAAGGTTATTGGAATTGATTTTACGCCGGCTATGATAGAACGGGCAAGAAAAAATGCCGAAGTACGAGGCTTTAACAATGTAGAATTCAGACAGGGTGATATTGAAAGCATGCCGGTGTCGGCCAATACTGCAGATGTCATTGTAAGCAATTGTGTGCTAAACCTGGTACCTAATAAAGATGGGGTTATCAAAGACATCTATCGTGTACTAAAGCCGGGTGGTCATTTCTCTATATCCGATATTGTATTAGAGGGAGAACTGCCAAATGAAATCAAAGAAGCTGCTGAGATGTATGCCGGTTGTGTGGCGGGGGCTATTCAAAAGCAAGTGTATTTGGCGTTAATAGAAACAAACGGCTTTATAAACATCACTATACAAAAGGACAAGCCAATCATTGTCCCGGATGATATATTAGGTCAATACCTGTCCGCGAAACAATTGGCCGCTTTTAAACAATCAGGTACTGGTATTCGCAGCATTACTGTATATGCTGAAAAACCAACTGAAGAAAAACAGGCTTGTTGCGGTACGGATTGCTGTAACTAA
- a CDS encoding ArsR/SmtB family transcription factor, which translates to MGATKAYEFSTTENRLAKYAKALAHPARIAILKLLAKKATCQCGDIVEELPLSQSTVSQHLKELKEAGLIKGEIEGAKVCYCIDEKEWKQAQAWINKLFDTYNGGSNCC; encoded by the coding sequence ATGGGAGCTACAAAAGCATATGAATTCAGTACAACAGAAAACCGATTAGCTAAATATGCTAAAGCGTTGGCTCATCCGGCAAGGATTGCTATTCTAAAGCTATTGGCCAAGAAGGCTACTTGTCAGTGTGGGGACATTGTAGAGGAGCTGCCGCTATCACAAAGCACCGTATCACAGCATTTGAAAGAGTTAAAAGAGGCAGGTCTTATCAAAGGGGAAATAGAGGGAGCCAAGGTTTGCTACTGCATCGATGAGAAAGAATGGAAACAAGCTCAGGCTTGGATCAATAAACTATTTGATACCTACAACGGAGGCAGCAATTGTTGCTGA
- a CDS encoding heavy metal translocating P-type ATPase gives MEKTRINLDILLPEVPNERDECVARIINMLQYKRGIDKVHVIPEDGDRKAQLCFHYDPSVASISKVEELAKKAGAEMTEQYGHLLIETAGVRHPRHARIIEAQLRSQKGIQNVSVSGTGFIQIEFNKELTSEDTIIQQAQETGLEVKSIEDFHARKEGSTHDSADHKHEHTHGEHDHDHDHATGEHGHAHGGIFGEKTELIFAIICGALLGIGFGLSFIKGLSPYVSIGFYVGAYFFGGFYTTKEAIAGISKGEFEIDFLMLVAAIGAALLGQWAEGALLLFLFSLGHSLEHYAMEKARKSIAALAALAPKTALLKTGNDIKEVQIDALKKGDVIVVKPNSKIAADGIVVKGNSSVNQAPITGESVPVDKTPIADATINLENADKLDAKYRVFAGSINGGENLEVKVTKIAADSTIARLVKLVNEAQTQKSTTQNFADKLEKYYVPAVLFLVFLLLFAFLVIDEPFSASFYRAMAVLVAASPCALAISTPSAVLSGVARAARGGVLVKGGKPLEELGSLTAIAFDKTGTLTEGKPKLTGVYSLNGLSEEQLLEIVIAVEKLSDHPLAAAIVKGGQERLKKEVPAASNVSAIQGRGIKADYQGTTIHVGNKELFKEKGRQLPDDIKAKAEELEKHGNTTMLVQQNDQFIGIVTLMDVAREDAKETLAQLGEVGIRKMIMLTGDNQKVAEAIAKEIGITDAWGNLLPEQKVQSIKKLRTNEKRVAMVGDGVNDAPAMAKSTVGIAMGAAGSDVALETADIALMADKLGNLPFAIGLSRKAHRIIQQNLVISLGMVVILVPLTILGIAEIGPAVIGHEGSTLVVVFNALRLLAYKR, from the coding sequence ATGGAAAAGACAAGAATAAATCTGGATATACTACTTCCTGAAGTTCCAAATGAAAGAGACGAATGTGTTGCCAGGATCATCAACATGCTTCAATACAAAAGAGGTATTGATAAAGTGCATGTTATTCCTGAGGACGGCGATCGGAAAGCACAACTTTGTTTTCATTACGATCCATCCGTAGCATCGATTAGTAAAGTGGAGGAGTTAGCAAAAAAGGCAGGTGCAGAAATGACAGAACAATATGGTCATTTGCTGATTGAAACAGCAGGCGTTCGTCATCCTAGGCATGCCAGAATTATAGAAGCGCAATTAAGAAGTCAAAAAGGGATACAAAATGTATCCGTTTCCGGCACTGGGTTTATACAAATAGAGTTTAATAAAGAACTTACCTCTGAAGACACTATTATACAGCAAGCCCAGGAAACAGGGCTGGAGGTAAAGAGTATTGAAGATTTCCATGCTCGCAAAGAAGGATCAACGCATGATAGCGCAGATCACAAGCATGAACACACGCATGGTGAACACGATCATGATCACGACCATGCAACAGGTGAACATGGCCATGCACACGGTGGAATATTCGGGGAAAAAACAGAGTTGATCTTTGCCATCATTTGCGGAGCCTTGTTAGGAATTGGCTTTGGGCTATCATTTATCAAAGGCTTGTCGCCTTATGTTTCCATTGGCTTTTATGTAGGAGCCTATTTCTTTGGAGGCTTTTACACTACCAAAGAAGCCATTGCCGGTATCAGCAAAGGAGAATTTGAGATCGATTTTTTGATGCTTGTTGCCGCTATTGGTGCCGCCCTATTAGGACAATGGGCTGAAGGAGCTTTATTACTTTTCCTGTTTAGTCTTGGGCATTCATTAGAGCACTATGCCATGGAGAAGGCAAGAAAGTCTATTGCAGCCTTAGCTGCGTTAGCTCCCAAAACAGCTTTACTTAAAACAGGCAATGATATAAAAGAAGTACAGATTGATGCACTAAAAAAAGGAGATGTTATTGTTGTAAAGCCAAATTCCAAAATTGCAGCCGATGGTATTGTTGTAAAAGGGAATAGTAGTGTCAATCAAGCGCCCATTACCGGCGAAAGTGTGCCGGTAGATAAAACGCCAATTGCCGATGCAACGATCAATTTGGAGAATGCAGATAAGCTAGATGCTAAATACAGAGTGTTTGCCGGTTCTATAAATGGTGGGGAAAATCTAGAAGTTAAGGTAACCAAAATAGCTGCTGATAGCACCATAGCAAGATTGGTGAAATTGGTAAATGAGGCACAAACACAAAAGTCGACCACACAAAATTTTGCGGATAAACTGGAAAAGTATTATGTGCCTGCAGTGCTCTTTTTAGTTTTCCTTTTATTATTTGCTTTCTTAGTAATCGATGAACCTTTTAGTGCCAGTTTTTACAGGGCTATGGCTGTATTGGTGGCAGCCAGTCCTTGTGCGTTGGCTATATCTACACCCAGCGCAGTGCTGAGTGGTGTAGCCAGGGCTGCCAGGGGTGGTGTATTAGTAAAAGGAGGAAAACCTTTAGAAGAATTAGGTTCACTTACAGCCATTGCCTTTGACAAAACAGGAACGCTGACAGAAGGAAAGCCGAAGCTCACGGGTGTTTATTCACTCAATGGCCTTTCAGAAGAACAGTTGTTGGAAATAGTAATCGCGGTTGAAAAATTAAGCGATCACCCTTTGGCAGCAGCCATTGTAAAGGGCGGCCAGGAGCGATTGAAGAAAGAAGTGCCAGCGGCATCAAATGTTTCCGCCATACAAGGCCGAGGAATTAAAGCAGATTATCAGGGCACAACGATACATGTTGGAAACAAAGAGCTTTTTAAAGAGAAAGGCCGTCAATTACCGGATGACATAAAAGCAAAAGCAGAAGAACTGGAAAAGCATGGAAACACTACGATGCTGGTGCAACAGAATGACCAATTTATTGGTATTGTTACCCTGATGGATGTGGCCAGGGAGGATGCAAAAGAGACACTGGCACAATTGGGAGAAGTAGGGATCCGAAAAATGATAATGCTAACTGGCGATAATCAAAAAGTAGCGGAAGCCATTGCAAAAGAAATTGGTATTACTGATGCCTGGGGCAACCTGCTACCGGAACAAAAAGTGCAATCCATTAAAAAATTGCGAACCAATGAAAAGAGAGTAGCAATGGTAGGGGATGGTGTGAACGATGCTCCAGCCATGGCAAAAAGCACTGTGGGTATTGCTATGGGGGCAGCGGGTAGCGATGTGGCCTTGGAGACTGCCGATATTGCCCTGATGGCGGATAAGCTGGGTAACCTGCCTTTTGCTATTGGCTTAAGTAGAAAGGCACATCGGATCATTCAGCAAAATTTGGTGATCAGTCTGGGTATGGTAGTGATACTGGTACCGCTTACTATTTTAGGTATAGCTGAGATAGGGCCTGCTGTAATAGGGCATGAAGGCTCTACTCTAGTGGTTGTATTTAATGCGCTGCGACTGTTAGCCTATAAGCGTTGA
- a CDS encoding efflux RND transporter periplasmic adaptor subunit: MKRIFIFIAIISSFASCSNKSTANVDAKGEITQEAGLEESHNESEGTTVSLTEVQMQTAAIELGTIELKNLKTSIKANGNLTVPNQNKALVTSINSGVLKTLLIQPGNYVRQGQVIATIVNPDAARLQQELQTTNAQLNLAQIELNRQKELVEGNAAPLKNVQRVQTEIVTLRATRNALQKQLSAMGISVASVSKGNIVTTIAITAPISGTVSTVSAQIGSPVDASSPIAEIVNNSQLHLDLFVYEKDLHKLHAGQTIHFTLTNGPGKEYDARIYSIGTAFVGETKTIPIHAVVMGNKEGLIEGMNITALISIGTAVVPAVPSDAIVSYQGQDYLFVLTSKKQAAHSGESKEEGGKKNAEKDEAGMSFERVQVIKGISDIGYTEVTLIKDLPPHSKIITKGAFFANAKMTNTGEHED; encoded by the coding sequence ATGAAACGAATTTTCATCTTCATAGCCATTATTAGTTCATTTGCTTCCTGCAGTAATAAGTCTACCGCAAATGTAGATGCGAAAGGAGAGATTACGCAAGAGGCTGGGTTGGAAGAAAGTCATAACGAGAGTGAGGGTACGACTGTTTCCCTTACCGAGGTGCAAATGCAAACCGCTGCTATTGAGTTAGGAACTATTGAGCTAAAGAACTTAAAAACTTCTATTAAAGCTAATGGTAACCTTACCGTGCCAAATCAAAACAAGGCCTTGGTGACTTCCATAAATAGTGGGGTGTTGAAAACCTTACTCATCCAGCCTGGCAATTATGTACGGCAAGGACAGGTAATTGCCACTATTGTGAACCCGGATGCAGCCCGACTGCAGCAGGAATTGCAAACCACCAATGCCCAGTTGAATTTGGCTCAAATTGAGTTGAATAGGCAAAAAGAGCTTGTTGAAGGTAATGCGGCACCCCTTAAAAACGTACAGCGTGTACAAACGGAGATAGTAACACTAAGGGCTACGCGCAATGCCCTGCAAAAGCAGTTGAGCGCTATGGGCATTTCTGTAGCCAGTGTCAGCAAGGGCAATATTGTAACCACTATCGCCATTACTGCGCCCATAAGTGGTACTGTGAGTACGGTGTCTGCACAGATTGGTTCACCAGTTGACGCAAGTTCACCTATTGCCGAAATTGTCAACAACTCCCAACTGCATTTAGATCTCTTTGTGTATGAAAAAGACTTGCACAAACTACATGCAGGGCAAACGATCCATTTTACCCTAACCAATGGTCCCGGCAAAGAGTATGATGCAAGAATCTATTCTATAGGGACCGCTTTTGTGGGTGAAACAAAGACCATTCCGATACATGCTGTAGTAATGGGCAACAAAGAGGGATTGATAGAAGGTATGAATATTACCGCGTTGATCAGTATTGGAACCGCGGTAGTGCCTGCTGTTCCCAGTGATGCCATTGTAAGCTACCAAGGACAGGATTACCTATTTGTGTTGACCAGTAAAAAGCAGGCGGCACATAGCGGAGAAAGCAAGGAGGAAGGTGGTAAGAAAAATGCAGAGAAGGATGAAGCGGGGATGAGTTTTGAGAGAGTGCAAGTAATAAAAGGTATTTCTGACATTGGTTATACAGAGGTAACACTGATAAAGGATCTTCCGCCTCATAGCAAGATCATTACCAAGGGCGCATTTTTTGCCAATGCTAAAATGACCAATACCGGCGAACACGAAGATTAA